DNA sequence from the Callospermophilus lateralis isolate mCalLat2 chromosome 2, mCalLat2.hap1, whole genome shotgun sequence genome:
GGCTGGGAGACCTTGCCCACCGTGCGTGGCCCCATCACCACAGGCAGCATGTATGCAGCAGGGCCTGTGGGACGGATGAGGAGAAGCCTCAGACCAGAATGTGGCCTACTAGCTCCTTTCCGGGCCTTCTCCACCCTCAGagagcagctctcaggctgtTCGTTTGCCCCCTCTGGGACCCAACTCCAGTCAGACAGGTTATTGTGGGGGCTGCTGCAGACCTGGGGTGCTGTCCACTCGGAAGGTCTTGGTTCGGGCAGAGATGGAGTGGCTGGGTGCTGAGTCGAACACATGCTTGGTAGATTTCTCTGGAAAGTAGTCACCTGGGGGGCAGTGGAAGGAGGTACACGAACAAAAAGGATGTGGATACCCCCAGCTGTGGCACTCACGGAGTGTGCCCCAACATTCCAGGCATGAGGTCTTTGGGCCCCAATGTGGGTGATGAATGAGGTTGGTCAGGAGTGTCCAGGATGAAAATACTGACTTTGGGGTTGTTTTTGAGCTGGGGGAGTAAGGTCTGATGTGGACCTGGCCCCAAGACTCCAAATGAGGGCAAAACTGGAGGTTTTTGTTTCTTCACACCAGATGGTGCCTGGCCCACTGCAGAAAGGGCACAGGAAAGGCGAGGCCCACTGAGTTAGTGCATACCCTGGCCTCAACACTAAGCTACCAGCATTGGCCACCCATCAGGGAAGGTAAGGGCTCAGGTTAGGAGTCCAAGGTGGGGTCACTCACCTGGGCCAGGTGTTAGCATTGTTTTGGTGTGGTAGCGCCCCAGGATGGAGTAGGCAGGGCCAAGGTCCTTGCCAGTCCTCAGTATCTTAGGGTTCACACTGTAGCGGGGCCCTGGGGAACAGTTCTCTGCCAGGAGCATGGGGGCCCCACGGAAGCTGTAGGCCGGAGCACGCTGCTTGGTGGGTGTGTGCTTCATGAAGCCTGTGGGCACAGTGGCTCTGAACAGCCTGGAGCCACAAACCCCTCCTCCCCACTGGGAGTCAGGGACTAAGCCCTGGGCCACTGAGGTCACCCAAGCCCACCCCAGGCCATCCCAGGCCTTGCTCCTGGCTCTTCCccctgcccccccaccccagAGCTCTCAGATTCTTACCCGTGGTGGGTGGAATCAGGTACTTGGGTCCAGGGCTGCTGTAGAGGGCCATGATGGGCCCCCTGGGGCGATGGGGTCTCCAGGTGCCTACCCATACCTCCTCTGTCATAGCTGCCTCTGTCCATGGATAAGAGGGTGACCAGGTGCTGGGGAGGCCCTGGCCCATCTCATCCTAGCTTCCTATGTCCCCACTTCTGGTCTTGCTGTCACTAATGGGACAGAACCTCAGGCCTCCTCTGTAGGGTTTTGAGCAATCATGGGCAGTGGGAGCTTTCTGCTTGGTGTAGTGTAGTGAGCGCTCACCTCCAAGGTAAGGAGTTTTGGACTCTGGTGCAAGCCCAGAGGAGCTATCTATTCTGTCCCAGAATAAGGGGGCCTGGGCAAGTTCTTCCTACTCAGAGGATCCTGGGTGGGACACACCAATGAGCTGGGGACACTGGTGGGCAGCTTTCTGGCTGACGCTGTGCAGTGGGCAGGGAGGGGCCTGCTTGGGAGACCTCACCTCTTTGCAGGAGCAGGCTCAGAGCAACCTGTGACCCAGCCTCCTCACAGGTAGTCCTGTCCCCCTGGCCTCAATGCCAGGCAGTTCCCAAAAAAGGAGCATGGAGAGAAAGACCTCCCTCTCTTCCACAGGGCTTCAAGAATTGGGGAAGGGTCCGAGCTCTTGAGCTCTGGAATGTGGCTCTGTGGGATGGGGTGTTCTAGATCACAATGTATGTGATGGAGACAATGGCCTTTACCCGGGCCCCTTGTTAGGCCCCTACCTCCCCAGGAACCCCACCCTCCCCAGGCCCCATCCTTACCAGGGACTCCATCCTTGCCAGGGACCCTCAACCTTCAAAAGGCCCCATCCTCACCCTGGATTCCCCAACCAGGCCCAAGTCTCGCCTGGAACCCCATGGTCCTACCCTTGCCAGACCCCACCTTTCCCTCCCTGGGATCCCAGCACCTTCATAAGACTCCACCTTTGCCAGGCTCCACCCTTGCTAGGGACCGCACCCTCTCCAGGCCTGAACTCCAGTATCTGGGACAGGTGCATAGGGGTGGAACAGAGCAAGTGAGATCACATGGTCCACAGCCAGGGTGGCCAAGGAGCCAGCTTGATGATCCCACTCAGCGTTGCCCCCACTAGAATCCACTGAGCTGTGGAAAAGGTGCTGGAAGGTTCTGGTTGTTGGGGGTCCTGGATCTAAGCTTAGGATCTGTGTTGATCATGGTGGGCAAGAACTAGTACACTGCTGTTCTGCAGGCTGACCTTCAGACCCTGCTGGCCTGTAGCCCTTGTTGCATTCCACTAGTGTGCATGTGGCTGCCATCCAGGGTCTCAAGCTCAGAGTAGCCCTGAGTGCTTTCTCTGTTCCTGCCCTGGCCTTCCGCTGCGCTGCAGAACATCTCCCTTCTGGAGGCCACTTGTGTCCACATGACTGCCTGCCTGTGTTCTGTGCTCTGTTTCCTGCCTAGGTGGTGTCTACCTGGGTCAAGTCTCAGCCCTGTGCACTTGCTCTCGTGCATCCCTCTGGATGGGGTTCCTTTCATGTCTCTGCTCCTGTGGGTGACTGCTCTTGTCTATGTTGGCCAGG
Encoded proteins:
- the Cimap1a gene encoding ciliary microtubule associated protein 1A isoform X3 encodes the protein MTEEVWVGTWRPHRPRGPIMALYSSPGPKYLIPPTTGFMKHTPTKQRAPAYSFRGAPMLLAENCSPGPRYSVNPKILRTGKDLGPAYSILGRYHTKTMLTPGPGDYFPEKSTKHVFDSAPSHSISARTKTFRVDSTPGPAAYMLPVVMGPRTVGKVSQPSYSIKGRSKLGSFSDDLHKVILTKPCAPIVTFGIKHSDYMTPLVVDVE
- the Cimap1a gene encoding ciliary microtubule associated protein 1A isoform X2: MTEEVWVGTWRPHRPRGPIMALYSSPGPKYLIPPTTGFMKHTPTKQRAPAYSFRGAPMLLAENCSPGPRYSVNPKILRTGKDLGPAYSILGRYHTKTMLTPGPGDYFPEKSTKHVFDSAPSHSISARTKTFRVDSTPGPAAYMLPVVMGPRTVGKVSQPSYSIKGRSKLGSFSDDLHKTPGPAAYRQTDVQVTKFKAPQYTMAARVEPPGDKTLKPGPGAHSPEKVILTKPCAPIVTFGIKHSDYMTPLVVDVE
- the Cimap1a gene encoding ciliary microtubule associated protein 1A isoform X1 → MTEEVWVGTWRPHRPRGPIMALYSSPGPKYLIPPTTGFMKHTPTKQRAPAYSFRGAPMLLAENCSPGPRYSVNPKILRTGKDLGPAYSILGRYHTKTMLTPGPGDYFPEKSTKHVFDSAPSHSISARTKTFRVDSTPGPAAYMLPVVMGPRTVGKVSQPSYSIKGRSKLGSFSDDLHKARTPGPAAYRQTDVQVTKFKAPQYTMAARVEPPGDKTLKPGPGAHSPEKVILTKPCAPIVTFGIKHSDYMTPLVVDVE